A window of Bacillota bacterium contains these coding sequences:
- a CDS encoding polysaccharide biosynthesis protein, with protein MSAQRRDESLVHGIAVLGVAGFVAKLLGAVYRIPLTRLIGAEGVGIYQLAYPVYVTVLFLARAGIPVAVSKLVAEYHALGKDSHARRVFWLSLFLLVASGLFFTLGLGLGSRVVARWLGDPRAALALAAVAPAILLVAAGSAFRGYFQGLRLMTPSAIADVAEQFVRVVVILVLAWVLAPRGVEVAAAGAAGGAVAGSLISLAYVAGLYLRGGRRLLRAEPPPRGQDALLARRVLALGIPVAAASLALPLMGFLDAVIVQNRLRVAGFSLREATTMYGRLTGLAMTLVNLPAVLATAIAANMVPWISQAHATGNRRELGRRASLGVRACCLFSVPAAAGLLVLATPITDLLYADAEAGPVLAWVSLAVVFLNLYLVTTSILQGMGLPALPIYHIAAGGLAKVITSYTLTAIPAWNVRGAALGSVLAYLVAALLNLRAVMVRTQLAPDWRRWVAIPAGASLIMVPVALLVHRYWPWGRHPGTLVAIAVAALVYGVVVLLAGGVKKEEIVSLPGGGKLLGLAGRLRLPIR; from the coding sequence ATGAGTGCGCAGCGGCGTGACGAGTCCCTGGTGCACGGGATCGCGGTGCTCGGCGTCGCCGGCTTTGTGGCCAAGCTCCTGGGGGCGGTGTACCGCATCCCGCTCACCCGACTCATCGGGGCAGAAGGCGTGGGCATTTACCAGCTCGCCTATCCCGTCTACGTCACGGTGCTTTTCCTTGCCCGGGCGGGCATCCCGGTGGCGGTGTCCAAACTGGTGGCAGAGTACCACGCCCTGGGAAAGGACTCCCATGCGCGCCGGGTGTTCTGGCTGAGTTTGTTCTTGCTGGTCGCAAGCGGCCTGTTCTTTACCTTAGGCCTGGGGCTGGGGTCGCGAGTGGTGGCCCGCTGGCTGGGGGACCCACGGGCGGCACTGGCGTTGGCCGCCGTGGCCCCGGCCATCCTTCTGGTGGCCGCCGGGTCGGCGTTCCGCGGCTACTTCCAGGGCCTGCGCCTCATGACTCCCAGTGCCATAGCCGATGTGGCCGAACAATTCGTCCGGGTGGTGGTAATCCTGGTACTGGCCTGGGTGCTGGCTCCCCGCGGGGTCGAGGTCGCAGCAGCGGGGGCAGCCGGGGGGGCCGTAGCCGGGAGCCTCATCTCCCTCGCATACGTGGCGGGTCTCTACCTTCGCGGCGGGAGGCGCCTTCTTCGTGCCGAGCCGCCGCCCCGCGGGCAGGACGCGCTGCTGGCCCGGAGGGTGCTGGCCCTTGGTATACCCGTGGCCGCGGCATCCCTGGCCCTACCCCTGATGGGCTTCCTGGACGCGGTCATCGTGCAGAACCGCCTGCGGGTGGCGGGGTTTTCCCTGCGGGAGGCCACCACCATGTACGGGCGCCTCACCGGACTGGCCATGACCCTGGTGAACCTGCCCGCGGTGCTGGCGACCGCCATCGCGGCCAACATGGTGCCCTGGATCTCCCAGGCTCACGCCACCGGCAACCGGCGGGAACTGGGCCGTCGTGCTTCGCTGGGGGTGCGCGCGTGCTGCCTGTTTTCTGTACCGGCGGCAGCAGGTCTACTCGTCCTGGCTACACCCATCACGGATCTGCTCTACGCTGATGCGGAGGCGGGGCCGGTGCTGGCCTGGGTGTCGCTGGCCGTGGTGTTCCTCAACCTTTACCTGGTAACCACTTCGATCCTGCAGGGCATGGGATTGCCCGCGCTGCCCATATACCATATAGCGGCGGGGGGACTCGCCAAGGTCATCACGTCGTATACGCTGACCGCCATCCCGGCCTGGAATGTACGCGGGGCCGCCCTGGGGTCGGTGCTGGCGTACCTGGTGGCAGCGCTGCTCAACCTGCGCGCGGTGATGGTGCGGACACAACTGGCCCCCGACTGGCGGAGGTGGGTGGCGATCCCGGCGGGAGCCTCCCTGATCATGGTCCCCGTGGCCTTGCTCGTCCACAGGTATTGGCCGTGGGGCCGACACCCGGGGACCCTCGTTGCCATCGCTGTGGCTGCCCTCGTGTACGGTGTGGTGGTCCTGCTGGCGGGCGGAGTAAAGAAGGAAGAAATCGTGTCCCTGCCCGGTGGGGGAAAGCTACTCGGCCTGGCCGGCCGGCTCCGACTGCCCATCCGCTGA
- a CDS encoding methionine gamma-lyase family protein → MSVLASSFWQAAESAFSVDPDLVALAREAWEGSRQEREKYQARAALNQVRVTLALARSGLDEPGLAGSWGYGYGDRGRESLERAWSEVFSAEAALVRPQIATGTQALALCLQALLRPGDEVLTWPGHAYDTMWGVLGDLAEWGVGARAVAVDPHDDIRGWLDALGDAVVPRTRLVLIQRSRGYSLRRALTVGEIGRAVEVVRSHSRRALVLVDNCYGEFVEETEPCAVGADLCAGSLIKNPGGGLAPTGGYIVGRVDLVARVAARLYAPGQGGEVGPTGSWLRLAAQGFFWAPHAVGQALGTAVFAAHFFARLGLEVSPAAGEERGDIVQSVVLGTPARLRFFCRGLQQAGPVDAHARPEPGEMPGYRDRVIMAGGTFVPGASLELGADAPLRPPYAAYLQGGTVTAHGVLGCMLAAARLRKDHREDAV, encoded by the coding sequence ATGAGTGTGCTGGCATCGTCTTTCTGGCAGGCTGCAGAGTCGGCCTTTTCTGTGGATCCTGACCTGGTGGCCCTGGCGAGGGAGGCCTGGGAAGGGAGCAGGCAGGAACGGGAAAAATACCAGGCACGGGCTGCCCTCAACCAGGTGCGGGTGACGCTTGCTCTGGCTCGTTCGGGGCTGGACGAGCCGGGCCTGGCTGGCTCCTGGGGCTATGGGTACGGGGACCGGGGGCGGGAGAGCCTGGAGCGGGCCTGGAGCGAGGTCTTTTCGGCGGAGGCCGCGCTGGTGCGGCCACAGATCGCCACCGGGACCCAGGCACTGGCCCTCTGCCTCCAGGCGCTGCTGCGGCCCGGTGATGAGGTGCTCACCTGGCCCGGCCACGCCTACGACACCATGTGGGGAGTACTAGGGGATCTGGCCGAGTGGGGGGTAGGAGCACGCGCCGTCGCGGTCGATCCCCATGACGATATCCGGGGATGGCTGGACGCACTGGGGGATGCTGTGGTGCCGCGCACCCGCCTGGTCCTGATACAGAGGTCGCGGGGATACTCCCTGCGCCGTGCACTCACGGTGGGGGAAATAGGGCGGGCGGTGGAGGTGGTGCGCAGCCATTCTCGCCGTGCCCTGGTGCTCGTGGATAACTGCTACGGCGAGTTCGTGGAAGAAACCGAACCCTGCGCGGTGGGTGCTGACCTGTGCGCGGGTTCTCTCATCAAGAACCCGGGGGGAGGACTGGCCCCCACGGGCGGATACATAGTGGGAAGGGTCGATCTGGTGGCGCGGGTGGCAGCAAGGCTGTATGCACCCGGGCAGGGCGGGGAAGTGGGGCCCACGGGGAGCTGGTTGCGCCTGGCTGCCCAGGGGTTCTTCTGGGCCCCCCACGCCGTGGGGCAGGCGCTGGGCACGGCGGTTTTCGCGGCTCATTTCTTCGCCAGGCTGGGCCTGGAGGTGTCGCCGGCGGCAGGGGAGGAGCGGGGGGATATCGTACAGTCGGTGGTGCTGGGGACTCCAGCTCGCCTGCGTTTCTTCTGCCGGGGGTTACAGCAGGCCGGTCCGGTGGACGCCCACGCCCGCCCGGAACCCGGGGAGATGCCGGGTTACCGGGACCGGGTTATCATGGCGGGAGGCACGTTTGTCCCGGGTGCGTCCCTGGAACTGGGGGCCGACGCCCCCTTGCGACCGCCTTACGCCGCCTATCTGCAGGGTGGCACCGTCACCGCCCACGGTGTGCTGGGATGCATGCTGGCCGCCGCCCGGCTGCGTAAAGACCACCGGGAGGATGCGGTATGA
- the hflX gene encoding GTPase HflX, producing MCGVRCIRAKAGGTLGRELVLAQAWRLDSLAVVQVKNGRPTGVVVAYPRADDTSSPVYQVVGPLSVEEAALLDITSEVERAHRMLDHARAGGRTDRVLVVSLHLGDEPPWRAQDVAGEMVLLARSAGAGAVHSVVVSIREPDAATLVGRGKAQEIEAARREAGADLVVFSHELAPAQARNLEGIIGGRVLDRTQLILDIFAQRARTREGKLQVELAQLNYLLPRLVRARPELDRLGGGIGTRGPGETRLEVDRRRVRERIHQLEREIAEVRRTRTLQRSERKSVPYPLVALVGYTNAGKSTLLNALTGASVLTEDRLFATLDPTTRILVLPSGQRVLISDTVGFIRDLPHHLVAAFRATLEEVVEADVLLHVVDAAHPAREEQVRAVEDVLRELGADRTPRLTVFNKVDLLPPGEGQGWNGNSECAAVSALTGQGLHLLLEKLDTFFRHERNVLDLSLGYDEGWVLSWIHQAGRVAGVEYTPEKIHVRAELDRVRAARLMRMLERERSFAGAAAAPAEGVHNA from the coding sequence TTGTGCGGAGTCCGCTGCATCCGGGCCAAGGCCGGGGGTACTCTGGGCCGGGAACTGGTACTGGCCCAGGCCTGGCGTCTTGACTCCCTGGCCGTGGTGCAGGTCAAGAACGGCCGTCCGACCGGGGTGGTGGTGGCATACCCGCGGGCGGACGATACATCATCCCCTGTTTACCAGGTAGTAGGACCCCTTTCCGTCGAGGAGGCCGCGCTCCTGGACATTACTTCCGAGGTGGAACGGGCTCACCGCATGCTCGACCACGCACGGGCGGGAGGGCGTACGGACCGGGTGCTGGTGGTCTCCCTGCACCTGGGCGACGAGCCGCCCTGGCGGGCGCAGGACGTGGCCGGCGAGATGGTGCTGCTCGCGCGGAGCGCCGGAGCCGGAGCCGTGCATTCCGTGGTCGTTAGCATCCGAGAACCAGACGCGGCAACCCTGGTGGGCAGGGGGAAGGCGCAGGAAATCGAGGCTGCCCGGCGGGAGGCGGGAGCCGACCTCGTGGTCTTTTCCCACGAACTGGCGCCAGCCCAGGCCCGCAACCTGGAAGGAATCATAGGCGGGCGAGTACTGGATCGCACCCAGCTGATCCTGGACATCTTCGCCCAGCGAGCCCGTACCCGGGAGGGCAAGCTGCAGGTGGAACTGGCCCAGCTCAATTACCTGCTTCCCCGCCTGGTACGGGCGCGGCCGGAACTGGACCGTCTGGGGGGCGGCATCGGCACGCGGGGACCGGGAGAAACCCGGCTCGAAGTCGACCGCCGGCGGGTGAGGGAGCGCATTCACCAGCTCGAGCGGGAAATCGCAGAGGTGCGCCGCACCCGCACGCTGCAGAGGAGCGAAAGAAAGTCTGTCCCTTACCCGCTGGTGGCCCTGGTGGGATACACCAATGCGGGCAAATCTACCCTGCTGAACGCCCTGACCGGGGCTTCTGTGCTCACCGAGGACCGCCTGTTTGCCACCCTGGACCCTACCACCCGCATCCTGGTCCTTCCTTCGGGACAGCGCGTCTTGATCTCGGACACCGTCGGTTTCATACGTGACCTTCCCCACCACCTGGTAGCAGCGTTCCGGGCCACCCTGGAAGAAGTCGTCGAAGCAGACGTGCTGTTGCACGTCGTGGACGCGGCTCACCCGGCCCGCGAGGAACAGGTACGGGCGGTGGAGGATGTGCTCCGCGAGCTGGGTGCCGACCGCACGCCAAGGCTGACGGTGTTCAACAAGGTGGACCTCCTCCCCCCGGGGGAAGGGCAGGGGTGGAACGGCAACTCGGAGTGCGCGGCTGTTTCGGCCCTCACCGGGCAAGGGTTGCACCTCCTGCTGGAGAAGCTGGACACCTTCTTCCGGCACGAACGGAACGTCCTCGACCTCTCCCTGGGATACGATGAGGGATGGGTCCTTTCGTGGATTCATCAGGCCGGTCGGGTGGCAGGGGTGGAATATACGCCGGAGAAGATACACGTGCGGGCAGAACTGGACAGGGTACGGGCGGCCCGCCTGATGAGGATGCTGGAAAGGGAAAGGTCATTCGCAGGAGCGGCTGCCGCCCCCGCGGAGGGAGTGCATAACGCATGA